Proteins from one Cellulosilyticum lentocellum DSM 5427 genomic window:
- a CDS encoding stalk domain-containing protein: MKKIVQKMITLGLAGCLVMSPTYVMARETTNLELSKYAPIRVTVDSANYIEKEGELSDITIEERSAGCLTNIRDMDERTLVLSLKNTSYTFASLPKITLSDGFKNLGKVQISYGETNKKEDIQLIYITLPYSSNKGARGTLTVSDLKVTAATLKTGDLNLNLGLLSETRYESVKVAEVLSYGATLKVDRVKAVVTGDNRAVSFELQEGMPDSFIANRPLEFSLDKGYFRSELNDSNTLDIGAVLLNGKDITNQVKLEPEFEEGLIVGFTMQIPTIDRTIRNTLSFEGLQLCAQSSDSGNITLTVEGRGITNPISEIIAEIETATSIRVEGIKAKVGVRNQVGGKVIISENDRGMLAKGKIRLELEGEPYIYYNKTPKIKVIQGDAELKVIGWVDKETNILEIEVTRASRKASIIEISDFTYSVDRTAPDGKFALTISGSALSPENPTETTVFEDFMITSMPEVFPGIPVAPTNKTVTTVFKLGSTNYTVDGVNYEMDVAPFSQDGRTMIPIRYAAEAAGISSNDVKFSGGVIIVPASKKIEMTLGSRVVKADGEVSTMITEPISLNGRTYVPISEIAKLLNLQVQWNQEEQTATFILIN, translated from the coding sequence ATGAAAAAGATAGTGCAGAAGATGATAACATTAGGGTTAGCAGGATGTTTAGTCATGAGTCCTACCTATGTAATGGCACGAGAAACAACTAATCTTGAATTAAGTAAATATGCGCCTATACGTGTAACGGTAGATAGTGCAAATTACATAGAAAAAGAAGGCGAGCTAAGTGATATTACTATTGAAGAAAGAAGTGCCGGTTGCTTAACAAATATAAGAGATATGGATGAAAGAACACTAGTATTATCTTTAAAGAATACCTCATATACCTTTGCAAGTTTGCCAAAGATTACATTAAGTGACGGCTTTAAAAATTTAGGTAAGGTTCAAATAAGCTATGGAGAAACCAATAAGAAAGAAGATATTCAGCTTATATACATAACTTTACCTTATAGCAGTAACAAAGGAGCAAGAGGAACATTGACTGTCAGTGATTTAAAAGTAACAGCAGCAACCCTTAAAACAGGCGACTTGAATTTGAATCTAGGTTTATTATCTGAAACAAGATATGAGAGTGTAAAAGTGGCAGAAGTATTATCCTATGGTGCTACTCTTAAGGTAGATAGAGTTAAAGCAGTAGTAACGGGAGATAATCGAGCTGTTAGCTTTGAGTTGCAAGAAGGAATGCCAGATAGCTTTATTGCGAATAGGCCATTAGAGTTTAGCCTAGATAAGGGATATTTCCGTAGTGAGCTTAATGATAGCAATACCTTAGATATTGGAGCTGTATTACTGAATGGTAAGGATATCACAAATCAAGTGAAATTAGAGCCTGAATTTGAAGAGGGGTTGATAGTAGGATTTACCATGCAGATTCCAACTATTGATAGAACAATACGTAATACTTTAAGTTTTGAGGGATTACAGCTTTGTGCTCAATCATCGGATTCAGGAAATATTACATTAACAGTAGAAGGAAGAGGCATTACTAATCCTATAAGTGAGATTATTGCTGAAATAGAAACTGCTACTTCAATTCGAGTAGAAGGTATTAAAGCTAAAGTAGGTGTAAGAAATCAAGTAGGTGGTAAAGTTATTATTAGTGAGAATGATAGAGGTATGTTAGCTAAAGGAAAAATCCGTTTAGAGTTGGAGGGGGAACCCTATATTTATTATAATAAGACCCCTAAAATTAAAGTAATACAAGGGGATGCAGAGTTAAAAGTAATTGGATGGGTGGACAAGGAAACTAATATTTTAGAGATAGAAGTGACAAGAGCTTCTAGAAAGGCTTCTATTATAGAAATAAGTGATTTTACTTACAGTGTAGATCGCACAGCTCCAGATGGTAAATTTGCTCTCACTATTAGCGGTAGTGCATTATCACCAGAAAATCCTACAGAAACAACTGTATTTGAAGATTTTATGATTACTTCTATGCCAGAAGTATTTCCGGGCATTCCTGTAGCACCGACAAATAAAACAGTAACCACAGTCTTTAAGTTGGGAAGTACAAACTATACTGTAGATGGTGTGAATTATGAGATGGATGTAGCACCATTTAGTCAAGATGGACGCACAATGATACCTATTCGTTATGCTGCTGAAGCTGCAGGTATATCTAGCAATGATGTAAAATTCTCAGGTGGAGTGATTATAGTACCAGCTAGTAAAAAAATAGAAATGACTTTAGGAAGTAGAGTAGTAAAAGCTGATGGTGAAGTGTCTACTATGATTACAGAACCTATAAGTCTTAATGGTAGAACTTATGTACCTATTTCAGAAATTGCTAAGCTACTTAACTTACAAGTACAATGGAATCAAGAAGAGCAAACAGCTACATTTATTTTAATAAATTAG